A part of Antennarius striatus isolate MH-2024 chromosome 21, ASM4005453v1, whole genome shotgun sequence genomic DNA contains:
- the LOC137588736 gene encoding SH3 and cysteine-rich domain-containing protein 2-like yields MTEISEKENEPQHRDLHRPPATGPTQPETKLQRLKRSLSFKSVMRSKSVDNFFQRSNGESRPPSAPITTPPRPPSPPPSSESPLAYERSPAHSPSVSPNPSLSSHSPSASPSLSQTSQLKSQAPPPVRTHCFQEHVFRRPASCQRCRHMIQGNSKQGLRCKACKLAAHLWCSSELSQQPCTGKTGVFKRNFSSPLLSSDALGVVREAPAAQEADNGVVDPVYEALRYGTSLAQMSRCSFGSISESPCHEAEKLQDKLENHPIIEEEHIPGMLTPPESEKADSEDRVSLKTPKRAELHSIHTYVALYKFLPQEKNDLELKPGDRVQVTDDSNEDWWKGKSRDKVGLFPANFVQRVRPGERVWKVTAGFHGNRDKGQMSVKEAQICVGKNEETDGFLRLSSGKKRGSVPLTCLQEI; encoded by the exons ATGACGGAGATCAGCGAGAAGGAGAACGAACCTCAGCACCGGGACCTCCACCGGCCACCGGCGACCGGCCCCACACAACCGGAGACCAAG ctgcagCGGCTGAAGCGCTCCCTGTCCTTCAAGTCGGTGATGCGCAGCAAGAGTGTGGACAACTTTTTCCAGCGCAGTAACGGCGAGTCCCGCCCACCATCGGCCCCCATCACCACACCTCCACGCCCAccgtctcctcccccctcctcagaGTCACCCCTGGCCTACGAGCGCTCTCCGGCCCACTCCCCGTCCGTCAGTCCCAACCCATCGCTGTCCTCACACTCGCCGTCTGCCAGTCCCTCACTGTCCCAGACGTCCCAGTTGAAGTCTCAAGCGCCGCCGCCGGTCAGGACTCACTGTTTCCAGGAGCACGTCTTCCGTCGGCCCGCCAGCTGCCAGCGGTGCAGACACATGATCCAAG GAAACTCCAAGCAGGGGCTGCGATGTAAAGCCTGCAAGCTGGCGGCCCACCTCTGGTGCTCCTCAGAGCTGTCCCAGCAGCCCTGCACCGGCAAG ACAGGAGTGTTCAAGAGGAACTTCAGCTcccctctgctctcctctgatGCTCTGGGCGTGGTCAGAGAGGCTCCGGCGGCCCAAG AGGCAGATAACGGCGTTGTTGACCCCGTGTACGAGGCGCTGCGCTACGGGACGTCGCTGGCCCAGATGAGTCGCTGCAGCTTCGGCAGTATTTCAGAGTCTCCGTGTCACGAG GCTGAGAAACTGCAAGACAAGCTGGAAAACCATCCCATAATCGAAGAGGAGCACATCCCAGGGA TGCTCACCCCCCCAGAAAGCGAGAAGGCtgattcagaagacagggtcagcCTGAAG ACTCCAAAGAGGGCGGAGCTTCACTCCATCCACACCTACGTGGCGCTCTACAAGTTCCTGCCTCAGGAAAAGAACGATCTGGAGCTCAA ACCCGGGGACCGAGTTCAGGTCACGGACGACTCCAACGAGGACTGGTGGAAG gGGAAGAGCAGAGACAAGGTGGGACTGTTCCCGGCCAACTTCGTGCAGCGGGTCCGTCCCGGTGAGCGGGTGTGGAAGGTCACTGCTGGTTTCCACGGCAACCGAGACAAAGGCCAGATGAGTGTGAAGGAagcacag ATCTGCGTGGGGAAAAACGAGGAGACGGACGGCTTCCTGCGGCTGAGCAGCGGGAAGAAGAGAGGCAGCGTTCCGCTCACATGTCTGCAGGAGATCTGA
- the med1 gene encoding mediator of RNA polymerase II transcription subunit 1, with translation MAAGPGVSMQTGSPARELSLSAQQGGSQAHGDRNKPEEATEAEKQSRMAALLERLHAKHNASRPWQETCKVVRQAMEKRGVMNAAGHQLLLTCLETLQRALKVSSLPSMTDRLESIARQNMLGSHLSPSGTECYITSDMFYVEVQLDAIGQLVDVKVAHQGENPTSCPELIQHLREKNFEEFSKHLKGLVELYKLPGDNKLKTKMYIALQSLELDLTKMMHMFRLATNANTVETILHGSVGLLTARSGGHLVSLQCYVSPYDIFEEGTGTQLNLTDANIPRSLGVSVSVTIEGTSAVYKLPIAPLITGSHPVDNKGTPSFSTVTNSNCVDLPACFFLKMNRPMPFSLSGIQRIGNATSIPLFESPPSLSPLYQLIVQSQLQLLEEGSSVAPPSHNMHFYSVLPDQLHCYFLNGDAPVQDGHCLQGALVTKIPFRHPAQVPLLLDIIRHQAAYNNLIGSCVKRSSIKDDGAGLLQFEVCPLTDSSFSVSFQHPVNESLVCVVMEVIDSRQVSCKLYKGLSDALICTDEFITKVVQRCMSIPVTMRAIRRKAETIQADTPALSLIAQTVEIMVKNNLPPSGSPSYNMAAAADGANPMGLAGGNTPTGGGPPGGGNYSGPITSLFGIPRGERQIQGAECPTAGGVAGQQHHQQPPSSQAHSDDYNKVAQNPILTSLLQITGSVGSSPSSQNAPPPHQTPPPTSSPASNTKNHPMLMNLLKDNPTQDFAALYGSSPLERQNSSGSPRTDGVGGVCAAGNAKGKKKRPRGTEKCGMMPGAAAPGGGVGGGLGMKSQQASLMSHHQHHAVSHEDDFHRELLSMDVDASQNSIFDVNLTGDGLDTPHSITPAPSQCGTPPSGPNMPYSQSQQQQQQPPPGAAPPRMVRLSSSDSIGPDITEILSDLPEQTGKGGGHGQLAMGGGAVGGEDVGPLGTPIRDSSSSGQGSAAYDSADIFSANSNENPFTDAADLIAEATGGGAAATPTSDSSSNNFFPDAADFNPDLLTSGRGFSQNYFDDCSPSADGDMDLVKGFGGGSQQNTPSGTPQNPTPHGQSTPEPSLKDPFDMGIVFVGGSGGGKPLLGPAPDLGDTHGGGSQSPLIMGLGGVCGDFKSAEPKVKQQQGHMRPKDDNGGVGGAGGGAVEGKQVKRSRTPSSEGKPKEKPPKRKKLDPEGRSPSHSAGGRPYTPPSGGSGSGGSIGGGGSKSPGSSGRSQTPPGGATPPIPKLTIQIVKGTITGGKTSSHSGYTSSSSASSSSGGGGGTGSSKSHHSHSSSSGKIKSKEGSAGQGGSSKPVGAGMGAGGGASQSKGTSQGMAMGKPGSSPITKHGLSGPGGSGGGIGMGGGSKIKPPGGGKPSGSLMNPGMKPNISPSHSRSGGASDKLSSPMKMQTSQVPGTPPSSKAKSPMGSGGGSSGGSKSSSGGGMSSQKPMGGGSSSGSASSSSSASSSSGSMTFSGGPQSQYGVGGAGGGSGGSGGGGGGVAGGGGGQNNANNPNAKGKSPSRNKKPSLTAVIDKLKSVGGGGVGEDGCEVGPPAGATGSGVAPGGSGPGNAPSGGPSNMGPSKHAPSSQSGEYKREKSDKEAKAKVSVSGGGSSEKKLMDPKPGGVGSAGLAKIIISKPDGGSPSIKAKVTLQKAGEGSGDPMRPQISSLKASPLFSGSTPKHDRSSPSHSRSPGYTPLNHDSESESGSSSVAEKSHQNSPSSDDDQSVRPPPPQDYMSAVPLSSGEKHKKHKKEKKKQKERERERERERDKEKKKSSMSGGPSSHPIKADSWSRSPISASDSALSMLGSERPSRPSPMYMRNEDDDLMDSALTGNL, from the exons GAGAAACGCGGTGTGATGAACGCCGCCGGTCACCAGCTCCTCCTCACCTGCTTGGAAACCCTGCAGAGAGCGCTGAAAG tCTCGTCTTTGCCCTCCATGACTGACCGGTTGGAATCCATCGCTCGACAGAACAT GTTGGGCTCTCACCTCAGCCCGTCAGGGACGGAGTGTTACATCACGTCGGACATGTTTTATGTGGAGGTGCAGCTGGACGCCATCGGGCAGCTCGTGGACGTCAAAGTGGCTCACCAGGGAGAAAACCCTACG AGTTGCCCCGAGCTGATTCAGCATCTGCG AGAGAAGAACTTTGAAGAGTTTTCCAAACATCTGAAGGGACTCGTTGAACTGTACAAACTCCCCGGAGACAA TAAGCTGAAAACCAAGATGTACATCGCTCTGCAGTCTCTGGAGCTGGATCTCACCAAGATGATGCACATGTTCAG GTTAGCTACCAATGCTAACACGGTGGAGACGATCCTCCACGGCAGCGTGGGCCTGCTGACGGCCCGAAGCGGGGGCCACCTGGTGTCCCTCCAGTGCTACGTGTCGCCCTACGACATCTTTGAGGAGGGAACGGGAACGCAGCTCAACCTGACGGACGCCAACA TTCCCCGCTCTCTGGGCGTCAGCGTTTCCGTGACGATCGAGGGGACGTCGGCCGTCTACAAGCTCCCCATCGCCCCACTCATCACCGGCTCCCACCCCGTCGACAACAAGGG GACGCCGTCCTTCTCCACTGTGaccaactccaactgtgtggaCCTGCCGGCGTGTTTCTTCCTGAAGATGAACCGCCCCATGCCGTTCTCCCTGTCGGGCATCCAGAGGATCGGCAACGCCACAT CTATTCCGCTGTTTGAGAGCCCCCCCAGCCTGTCGCCGCTCTACCAGCTCATCGTCCAGAGCCAGCTgcagctcctggaggagggCAGCTCCGTGGCCCCGCCCTCACACAACATGCACTTCTATTcc GTGTTGCCCGATCAGCTGCACTGCTACTTCCTGAACGGCGACGCCCCCGTGCAGGACGGCCActgcctgcagggggcgctggtgacCAAGATCCCCTTCCGCCACCCGGCCCAGGTGCCCCTGCTGCTGGACATCATCCGCCACCAGGCGGCGTACAACAACCTGATCGGCAGCTGCGTGAAGCGGAGTTCCATCAAAGACG ACGGGGCGGGGCTGCTGCAGTTCGAGGTGTGTCCCCTGACCGACTCCAGCTTCAGCGTCTCGTTCCAGCATCCCGTCAACGAGTCCCTCGTCTGCG TCGTCATGGAGGTCATCGACTCCAGACAGGTGTCCTGCAAGTTATACAAGGGGCTGTCGGACGCGCTGATCTGCACCGATGAATTCATCACCAAGGTGGTCCAGAG ATGCATGTCCATCCCCGTCACCATGAGAGCCATCCGGAGGAAGGCGGAGACCATCCAGGCGGACACGCCGGCGCTCTCGCTCATCGCCCAGACGGTGGAGATCATGGTGAAGAACAACCTGCCGCCGTCCGGTAGCCCCTCCTACAacatggcggcggcggccgatggAGCGAACCCCATGGGCCTCGCCGGGGGCAACACGCCGACCGGAGGAGGACCCCCCGGGGGAGGAAATTACTCGGGTCCCATCACCTCTCTGTTCGGGATCCCCCGGGGCGAGAGGCAAATCCAGGGGGCGGAGTGTCCGACGGCGGGGGGTGTGGCcgggcagcagcatcaccagCAGCCGCCCTCCAGTCAGGCCCACTCGGACGATTACAACAAAGTGGCCCAGAACCCCATCCTGACCAGCCTGTTACAGATCACCGGGAGCGTGGGCTCCAGTCCCAGCTCCCAGAATGCACCGCCGCCTCACCAAACCCCGCCCCCGACCTCCTCCCCAGCCAGTAACACCAAGAACCACCCAATGCTGATGAACCTGCTGAAGGACAACCCCACGCAGGACTTCGCCGCGCTTTACGGCTCCAGCCCGCTGGAGCGGCAGAACTCCTCTGGCTCGCCACGCACGGATGGCGTGGGCGGGGTCTGCGCCGCCGGCAACGCCAAGGGGAAGAAGAAGCGTCCACGGGGGACGGAGAAGTGCGGCATGATGCCGGGCGCCGCAGCACCAGGGGGCGGCGTGGGCGGCGGCTTAGGGATGAAGTCGCAGCAGGCGTCGCTGATGTCGCACCACCAGCACCACGCAGTCTCGCACGAGGACGACTTTCACCGCGAGCTGCTCTCCATGGACGTGGACGCATCCCAGAATTCCATTTTCGACGTCAACCTAACCGGCGACGGCTTGGACACGCCCCATTCCATCACGCCGGCGCCCAGCCAGTGCGGGACTCCGCCCTCTGGTCCCAACATGCCGTACTCGcagtcccagcagcagcagcagcagccccccccGGGGGCGGCCCCGCCCCGCATGGTGCGCCTGTCCAGCTCCGACAGCATCGGCCCCGACATCACCGAGATCTTATCCGACCTCCCCGAGCAGACGGGGAAAGGCGGGGGCCACGGGCAGCTCGCCATGGGCGGGGGGGCCGTCGGCGGCGAGGACGTGGGCCCCCTTGGCACCCCCATCCGCGACTCGTCCAGCTCGGGGCAGGGCAGCGCCGCGTACGACTCGGCCGACATCTTCAGCGCCAACAGCAACGAGAACCCGTTCACCGACGCCGCCGACCTGATCGCCGAGGCGACGGGGGGGGGCGCGGCGGCCACGCCCACCAGCGACTCCTCCTCCAACAACTTTTTCCCCGACGCGGCGGATTTCAACCCCGACCTCCTGACCTCCGGCCGCGGCTTCTCCCAGAACTACTTCGACGACTGCTCCCCCAGCGCCGACGGCGACATGGACCTGGTCAAGGGGTTCGGGGGGGGCAGCCAGCAGAACACCCCCTCGGGGACGCCCCagaaccccaccccccatggaCAGAGCACCCCGGAGCCCTCCCTGAAGGACCCTTTCGACATGGGGATCGTGTTTGTGGGCGGGTCTGGGGGGGGCAAACCCCTCCTGGGTCCGGCTCCTGACTTGGGGGACACCCACGGCGGGGGGTCGCAGAGCCCCCTCATCATGGGCCTGGGGGGCGTCTGTGGCGACTTTAAAAGCGCGGAACCCAAAGTGAAACAGCAACAGGGACACATGAGACCGAAGGATGACAACGGGGGGGTCggcggggctggggggggggcagtggaggGCAAGCAGGTCAAACGCAGCAGGACGCCGTCCAGCGAGGGCAAACCCAAAGAAAAGCCCCCCAAACGCAAAAAACTGGACCCGGAGGGTAGGTCCCCGTCTCACAGCGCTGGGGGGCGACCGTACACGCCCCCCAGTGGGGGCTCGGGCTCCGGGGGGAGCATCGGCGGCGGGGGCTCCAAATCTCCCGGTAGCTCAGGGCGCTCCCAAACGCCCCCCGGCGGGGCTACGCCCCCCATCCCCAAACTGACCATTCAGATTGTGAAAGGGACGATAACGGGGGGGAAGACGTCGTCCCACAGCGGATACACCTCCagtagctccgcctccagcagctcgggggggggcgggggaaCCGGCAGCAGCAAAAGCCACCActcacactcctcctcctccgggaAGATCAAGTCTAAAGAAGGATCGGCGGGGCAGGGGGGCAGCTCCAAGCCGGTGGGGGCCGGGATGGGcgccggggggggggcgtcccaGTCCAAAGGGACCTCCCAAGGAATGGCCATGGGGAAACCGGGGTCCTCCCCCATCACCAAACACGGGCTGTCGGGTCCAGGAGGAAGCGGTGGTGGGATCGGGATGGGAGGGGGTAGTAAGATAAAGCCCCCCGGGGGGGGCAAGCCGTCCGGATCGCTGATGAATCCCGGCATGAAGCCCAACATCTCCCCCTCCCACTCCCGCTCCGGCGGCGCCAGCGACAAGCTGTCCTCCCCCATGAAGATGCAGACGTCCCAGGTGCCGGGGacacctccctcctccaaaGCCAAGTCCCCCATGGGCTCGGGAGGGGGCAGCTCTGGGGGGTCCAAGTCGTCCTCTGGGGGCGGCATGAGCTCCCAGAAGCCCATGGGTGGGGGTTCAtcctctggctccgcctcctcctcatccAGCGCCTCCTCTTCGTCTGGCTCCATGACCTTCTCAGGAGGCCCCCAGTCTCAGTACGGGGTGGGCGGGGCGGGGGGAGGGAGTGGAGGTAGCggcggaggtggaggaggcgtgGCAGGcggaggggggggtcagaacaACGCCAACAACCCCAACGCCAAAGGGAAGTCCCCCAGCCGCAACAAGAAGCCCTCCCTGACGGCCGTCATAGACAAGCTGAAGAGTGTGGgcggggggggtgtgggggaggACGGGTGCGAGGTCGGGCCCCCGGCGGGGGCAACGGGCTCGGGAGTCGCCCCTGGCGGGAGCGGCCCCGGCAATGCCCCCAGCGGTGGGCCCTCAAACATGGGCCCCTCCAAGCATGCCCCCTCCTCCCAGAGTGGGGAGTACAAACGGGAGAAGTCGGACAAGGAGGCCAAAGCCAAGGTGTCCGTCTCGGGGGGGGGCAGTTCGGAGAAGAAGCTGATGGACCCCAAACCGGGGGGGGTCGGATCGGCCGGTTTGGCCAAGATCATCATCAGCAAACCGGATGGAGGCTCCCCCAGCATCAAGGCCAAGGTGACGCTCCAGAAAGCCGGGGAAGGGTCGGGGGACCCCATGCGCCCCCAGATCTCCAGCCTGAAGGCGTCGCCCCTGTTCAGCGGCTCCACCCCCAAACACGACCGCTCCTCCCCCAGCCACAGCCGCTCGCCGGGCTACACGCCGCTCAACCACGACAGCGAGAGCGAGTCGGGCAGCAGCTCGGTGGCCGAGAAGTCCCACCAGAACAGCCCCAGCTCGGACGACGACCAGAGCGTCcggccgccgcccccccaggaCTACATGAGCGCCGTCCCCCTCAGCTCGGGGGAGAAGCACAAGAAAcacaagaaggagaagaagaagcagaaggagAGGGAGCGGGAGCGAGAGCGGGAGCGggacaaggagaagaagaagtcgtCCATGTCGGGGGGGCCGTCCTCCCACCCCATCAAAGCCGACAGCTGGTCCCGCTCGCCCATCTCCGCCTCCGACTCCGCCCTGTCCATGCTGGGGTCGGAGCGCCCCTCCCGGCCCAGTCCCATGTACATGAGGAACGAGGACGACGACCTCATGGACTCGGCCCTCACCGGCAACCTCTAG